A stretch of Desulfocurvus vexinensis DSM 17965 DNA encodes these proteins:
- a CDS encoding basic amino acid ABC transporter substrate-binding protein, whose amino-acid sequence MLKRIFLALMAVAVLATGAQAKTITFAADCTWPPMEFMSEAKQCVGFAPDLVQAMAKAGGFTAEIQNTAWDGIFAGLAAGKYDAISSSVSITEERKQAMDFSDPYFEVKQGVVVKDGSAIKTEDDLKGKAVGAQIGTTGFFAAQRIVGDSAKSYDEVGLAIADLAAGRLEAVICDDAVAADYALTNPEYAKSLALGFMIVPESPEYLGFAVQKGDAETVATINAALKAVKDSGEYDTIFKKWFGSN is encoded by the coding sequence ATGCTGAAACGGATTTTCCTGGCCCTCATGGCCGTGGCCGTGCTGGCCACCGGCGCCCAGGCCAAGACCATCACCTTCGCTGCCGACTGCACCTGGCCGCCCATGGAGTTCATGAGCGAGGCCAAGCAGTGCGTGGGCTTCGCCCCCGACCTGGTCCAGGCCATGGCCAAGGCCGGCGGCTTCACCGCCGAAATCCAGAACACCGCCTGGGACGGCATCTTCGCGGGCCTGGCCGCCGGCAAGTACGACGCCATCTCCTCCTCGGTGTCCATCACCGAAGAGCGCAAGCAGGCCATGGACTTCTCCGACCCGTACTTCGAGGTCAAGCAGGGCGTGGTGGTCAAGGACGGCTCGGCCATCAAGACCGAGGACGACCTCAAGGGCAAGGCCGTGGGCGCCCAGATCGGCACCACCGGCTTCTTCGCCGCCCAGCGCATCGTGGGCGACAGCGCCAAGTCCTATGACGAAGTGGGCCTGGCCATCGCCGACCTGGCCGCCGGGCGCCTCGAGGCCGTGATCTGCGACGACGCCGTCGCCGCCGACTACGCCCTGACCAACCCCGAGTACGCCAAGTCCCTGGCCCTGGGCTTCATGATCGTGCCCGAGTCGCCCGAGTACCTGGGCTTCGCCGTGCAGAAGGGCGACGCCGAGACCGTGGCGACCATCAACGCGGCCCTCAAGGCCGTGAAGGACAGCGGCGAGTACGACACCATCTTCAAGAAGTGGTTCGGCAGCAACTAG
- a CDS encoding amino acid ABC transporter permease has product MADKPQAKIDVTDGAAIPSAKDKGLLSAWWVSIIGAVATIALLSLSDNPAYFASLKFLFPDGIIVTFKVTVFSIMLALVLGLITGLGRISHNRAFNLVASTYVEVIRGIPLLVQLFYIYFALGHVFRDLPRLDEAMEMFQHWPYFAAYAMAHTCDFLKNMPPLVAAVAAMGFCYGAYMGEVFRAGIESIDKGQTEAARSLGFDRRQTMFLVVLPQAWRTILPPVGNEFIALLKDSSLVSILAVADILRRGREYASVSFNYFEAYTMVALVYLVITLLLSKGVSAMENRLNYYDHRN; this is encoded by the coding sequence ATGGCTGACAAACCCCAGGCCAAGATTGATGTCACCGACGGCGCGGCCATCCCGTCCGCCAAGGACAAGGGCCTGCTCTCCGCATGGTGGGTGTCCATCATCGGCGCCGTGGCCACCATCGCCCTGCTGTCGCTGTCCGACAACCCGGCCTATTTCGCTTCCCTGAAATTCCTGTTCCCCGACGGCATCATCGTGACCTTCAAGGTCACGGTGTTCTCCATCATGCTGGCGCTGGTGCTCGGGCTCATCACCGGGCTGGGGCGCATCTCCCACAACCGGGCCTTCAACCTCGTGGCCTCGACCTATGTGGAGGTCATCCGCGGCATCCCGCTGCTGGTGCAGCTCTTCTACATCTATTTCGCCCTGGGCCACGTGTTCCGCGACCTGCCGCGCCTGGACGAGGCCATGGAGATGTTCCAGCACTGGCCGTATTTCGCGGCCTACGCCATGGCCCACACCTGCGACTTCCTGAAGAACATGCCGCCGCTGGTGGCCGCCGTGGCGGCCATGGGCTTCTGCTACGGGGCCTACATGGGCGAGGTGTTCCGCGCGGGCATCGAGTCCATCGACAAGGGCCAGACCGAGGCCGCCCGGTCCCTGGGCTTCGACCGCCGCCAGACCATGTTCCTGGTGGTGCTGCCCCAGGCCTGGCGGACCATCCTGCCCCCCGTGGGCAACGAATTCATCGCCCTGCTCAAGGACAGCTCGCTGGTCTCCATCCTCGCCGTGGCCGACATCCTGCGCCGGGGCCGGGAATACGCCAGCGTGAGCTTCAACTATTTCGAGGCCTACACCATGGTCGCCCTGGTGTACCTCGTCATCACCCTGCTGCTCTCCAAGGGCGTGAGCGCCATGGAAAACAGGCTGAACTACTATGACCACCGCAACTGA
- a CDS encoding amino acid ABC transporter ATP-binding protein: MTTATEPIIRIKNVHKYFGQFHALADVSLDIARGEKVVILGPSGSGKSTLLRSINRLEEINSGSIVVDGVDVGAPQTDINKVRQELGMVFQSFNLFPHKTVLQNLTMGPIRLKKIPRAEAEKTAMALLTKVGIPDKAGTYPKLLSGGQQQRVAIARALAMSPKIMLFDEPTSALDPEMIGEVLDVMVTLAREGMTMVVVTHEMGFAREVADRVVFMDYGRIVETGTPEHFFTNPRHERTRLFMQQIL, encoded by the coding sequence ATGACCACCGCAACTGAGCCCATCATCCGGATCAAGAACGTCCACAAATACTTCGGCCAGTTCCACGCCCTGGCCGACGTGAGCCTGGACATCGCGCGCGGCGAGAAGGTCGTCATCCTCGGGCCCTCGGGCTCGGGCAAGTCCACGCTCTTGCGCTCCATCAACCGCCTGGAGGAGATCAACTCCGGGAGCATCGTGGTGGACGGGGTGGACGTGGGCGCGCCGCAGACCGACATCAACAAGGTCCGCCAGGAACTGGGCATGGTCTTCCAGAGCTTCAACCTCTTTCCGCACAAGACCGTGCTCCAGAACCTGACCATGGGCCCCATCCGCCTGAAGAAGATCCCGCGCGCCGAGGCCGAGAAGACGGCCATGGCCCTGCTGACCAAGGTCGGCATCCCCGACAAGGCGGGCACCTACCCCAAGCTGCTCTCCGGCGGCCAGCAGCAGCGCGTGGCCATCGCCCGCGCCCTGGCCATGAGCCCCAAGATCATGCTCTTCGACGAGCCCACCAGCGCCCTGGACCCCGAAATGATCGGCGAGGTGCTCGACGTGATGGTCACCCTGGCCCGCGAGGGCATGACCATGGTGGTGGTGACCCACGAGATGGGCTTCGCCCGCGAGGTGGCCGACCGCGTGGTGTTCATGGACTACGGGCGCATCGTGGAAACCGGCACCCCCGAGCACTTCTTCACCAACCCGCGCCACGAGCGCACCCGGCTGTTCATGCAGCAGATCCTCTAG
- a CDS encoding glycosyltransferase yields MKVLLTHPNFPGQLRHVAAALGSRPDNVVVFAASTPRNDWRIPGVSKLRYVPQAADGLTPHRLVGPVQEAVLQGEALHRAAHGLKSRGFRPDVIYGNSGWGSTLYLKDVWPDVPLMCYFEWFYDPLGADARFEERPGADARYEPPKLMRTRNAVIFNDLWACDQGLSPTRWQWSQFPQAFRPKIEVLHDGVDTEFFSPAPGAPPGLDLPGADLTGVDEIVTFAGRGMEPYRGFPQFMEAAALVLARRPRAHVVVAGSERVCYGAPREDGKTWKEHMLEVLDLDRERLHFVGSLPYGRYRDLLRASSVHVYLTRPFVLSWSFIEAMACGCALAASDTEPVREVVAHGQSALLCDFFRPAQFAEAICTLLDDRALAARLGAAARQTALERYDLKTLLPRHLELLRRTARLPRNRRG; encoded by the coding sequence ATGAAGGTACTGCTGACCCACCCCAATTTCCCCGGGCAGCTGCGCCATGTGGCCGCCGCCCTGGGCTCGCGCCCGGACAACGTGGTCGTCTTCGCCGCCAGCACCCCGCGCAACGACTGGCGCATCCCCGGGGTCAGCAAGCTGCGCTACGTGCCGCAGGCCGCCGACGGGCTGACGCCCCACCGGCTGGTCGGCCCGGTGCAGGAGGCCGTGCTCCAGGGCGAGGCCCTGCACCGCGCGGCCCACGGCCTCAAGTCGCGCGGCTTCAGGCCCGACGTGATCTACGGCAACTCCGGCTGGGGCAGCACGCTCTACCTGAAGGACGTGTGGCCCGACGTGCCACTGATGTGCTACTTCGAATGGTTCTACGACCCCCTGGGGGCCGACGCGCGCTTCGAAGAGCGCCCCGGGGCGGACGCCCGCTACGAGCCGCCCAAGCTCATGCGCACGCGCAACGCCGTGATCTTCAACGACCTGTGGGCCTGCGACCAGGGCCTGTCGCCCACGCGCTGGCAGTGGTCGCAGTTCCCCCAGGCCTTCCGGCCCAAGATCGAGGTGCTGCACGACGGGGTGGACACGGAGTTCTTCAGCCCCGCCCCCGGGGCCCCGCCCGGGCTGGACCTGCCCGGGGCGGACCTGACGGGCGTGGACGAGATCGTGACCTTCGCGGGCCGGGGCATGGAGCCCTACCGGGGCTTCCCGCAGTTCATGGAGGCGGCGGCCCTGGTGCTGGCCCGGCGGCCCCGGGCCCATGTGGTGGTGGCGGGGTCCGAGCGCGTGTGCTACGGCGCGCCCCGCGAGGACGGCAAGACCTGGAAGGAGCACATGCTGGAGGTGCTGGACCTGGACCGCGAGCGCCTGCACTTCGTGGGCTCGCTGCCCTACGGCCGCTACCGCGACCTGCTGCGGGCCTCCAGCGTGCATGTCTACCTCACGCGGCCCTTCGTGCTGTCGTGGTCGTTCATCGAGGCCATGGCCTGCGGCTGCGCCCTGGCGGCCTCGGACACCGAGCCCGTGCGCGAGGTCGTGGCCCACGGGCAGAGCGCGCTGCTGTGCGACTTCTTCCGGCCCGCGCAGTTCGCCGAGGCCATCTGCACCCTGCTGGACGACCGGGCCCTGGCCGCGCGCCTTGGCGCCGCCGCGCGCCAGACGGCCCTGGAGCGCTACGACCTGAAAACCCTGCTGCCCCGGCATCTGGAACTTTTGCGCCGCACGGCGCGCCTGCCCCGGAACCGCAGGGGCTGA
- a CDS encoding HlyD family type I secretion periplasmic adaptor subunit — MAERAGMPRPPLDAPDPVAPPAPAAPAGPEATRTARALLWLTVAFMALFLLWAAVGRLDIVSTAAGEVIPSTKVKSVQHLEGGIIRAINVREGDQVAAGQALVELEETFSGSSVEELGVRITALVAEVARLDALARGLDAPEFPAELARDHPDLVARNLELFNTSASRLQSELAGLKENVIQRRQDIIEVEARLRNNQEGLRLVREQIKLSDELLKEQLTTLYKHLAFKREESQLVSALEQDRAVLPRVQSALAEAQAKLKNVETGFRETAREELLKKRQELDEFTQRMRKFEDSLQRTVVRSPVDGVVKKLYFVTVGGVVQAGETLVDVVPSSDRLVVEAHLPISDIGYVQPGQRAMVRLASHDASRFGRLEGTVVHVSPDTFVTPDGGTYYSVRIETQGDSFRHGDFEYRLIPGMLVVAAIHTGRRTVLEYLLDPFLGSLGEALQER; from the coding sequence ATGGCTGAGCGCGCGGGCATGCCCCGGCCTCCCCTGGACGCCCCCGATCCTGTCGCCCCGCCTGCCCCCGCTGCCCCTGCGGGCCCCGAGGCCACGCGCACCGCGCGGGCGCTGCTGTGGCTTACCGTGGCCTTCATGGCCCTGTTCCTGCTGTGGGCCGCCGTGGGCAGGCTGGACATCGTGAGCACCGCCGCAGGCGAGGTCATCCCCAGCACCAAGGTCAAGAGCGTCCAGCACCTGGAGGGCGGCATCATCCGGGCCATCAACGTGCGCGAGGGCGATCAGGTCGCCGCCGGGCAGGCCCTGGTGGAGCTGGAGGAGACCTTCTCCGGCTCCAGCGTGGAGGAGCTTGGCGTGCGCATCACCGCCCTGGTGGCCGAGGTGGCCCGGCTGGACGCCCTGGCGCGCGGGCTGGACGCCCCGGAGTTCCCTGCGGAGCTGGCCCGCGACCACCCCGATCTGGTGGCCCGCAACCTCGAGCTGTTCAACACCAGCGCGTCGCGCCTGCAAAGCGAGCTGGCCGGGCTCAAGGAGAACGTCATCCAGCGCCGCCAGGACATCATCGAGGTCGAGGCCCGGCTGCGCAACAACCAGGAAGGCCTGCGCCTGGTGCGCGAGCAGATCAAGCTGAGCGACGAGCTGCTCAAGGAGCAGCTGACCACCCTGTACAAGCACCTGGCCTTCAAGCGCGAGGAGTCGCAGCTCGTGTCGGCCCTCGAGCAGGACCGCGCCGTGCTGCCGCGCGTGCAGTCGGCCCTGGCCGAGGCCCAGGCGAAGCTCAAGAACGTCGAGACGGGCTTCCGCGAGACGGCCCGCGAGGAACTGCTCAAAAAGCGCCAGGAGCTGGACGAATTCACCCAGCGCATGCGCAAGTTCGAGGACAGCCTCCAGCGCACGGTGGTCCGCTCGCCCGTGGACGGCGTGGTCAAGAAGCTCTATTTCGTCACCGTGGGCGGCGTGGTCCAGGCCGGGGAGACGCTGGTGGACGTGGTGCCCTCGTCGGACCGTCTGGTGGTGGAGGCCCACCTGCCCATCTCGGACATCGGCTACGTGCAGCCCGGGCAGCGGGCCATGGTCCGCCTGGCCTCCCACGACGCCTCGCGCTTCGGGCGCCTGGAAGGCACGGTGGTCCACGTCAGCCCCGACACCTTCGTGACCCCCGACGGCGGCACCTACTACTCCGTGCGCATCGAGACCCAGGGCGATTCCTTCCGCCATGGGGATTTCGAATACCGGCTCATCCCGGGCATGCTCGTGGTGGCGGCCATCCACACCGGGCGGCGCACGGTGCTCGAATACCTGCTCGACCCCTTCCTCGGCTCCCTGGGCGAGGCCCTGCAGGAGCGCTAG
- a CDS encoding ATP-binding cassette domain-containing protein, with protein sequence MRELLRRLRADPFATARLVAATVLVNLLAFASPLFVMLILGQYVESGFDGTLYTLSLGMGIALLLHVGFQQLRTPLAAQLCAEPDRALGRAVFETLGRARGMALARVPEARRRELAGMVHTVQDAFAPATVCAVLDAPFALLFIFVVFAFSLPLGLLGLGLTAAALAAGLLGQGAVRALAREADGSEARCRALAAQAVDGAETVRMLRGAAYLGELWSAASATLLGQRRALAALRARGATAQAILGTLARVLVFAVGAYECVHGRLGFAQLIVANLLVSHALRQTAQLLAAGDRLGHATQAMAEIRDFLRLPLEPDRGTALKRFSGRLELRDLAFAHPGSTGPLFESLSLRLGPGSLTVVHGDNGTGKTTLARLLAGLLEPLRGEILADGITLRQLVPRWWRGQLAYLPQEPDFLRGTVRENVLSGAGGDEAADGEARPAPDFDALARRADLERCLRGLPGGADAPLDEAGRTLPLGVRRRIALARALATGGRLAIFDEPLEGLDESGAAAVLSALEAMRTEGATVVVLTHDPAPFAQASVFVDLNTKPVPAIRAGAPAPAAPGGEDYHG encoded by the coding sequence ATGAGGGAGCTGCTGCGCAGGCTGCGGGCCGACCCCTTCGCCACGGCGCGGCTGGTGGCGGCCACGGTCCTGGTCAACCTGCTGGCCTTCGCCTCGCCGCTGTTCGTCATGCTCATCCTCGGGCAGTACGTGGAGTCGGGCTTCGACGGCACGCTGTACACCCTGTCGCTGGGCATGGGCATCGCCCTGCTGCTCCACGTGGGCTTCCAGCAACTGCGCACGCCCCTGGCCGCGCAGCTCTGCGCGGAGCCGGACCGCGCCCTGGGCCGGGCGGTGTTCGAGACCCTGGGCCGGGCCCGGGGCATGGCCCTGGCCCGGGTGCCCGAGGCCCGGCGCCGCGAGCTGGCGGGCATGGTCCACACCGTGCAGGACGCCTTCGCCCCGGCCACGGTCTGCGCCGTGCTCGACGCGCCCTTTGCGCTGCTGTTCATTTTTGTGGTCTTCGCCTTCAGTCTGCCGCTGGGGCTGCTGGGGCTGGGGCTGACCGCTGCGGCCCTGGCCGCCGGTCTGCTCGGCCAGGGCGCGGTGCGGGCCCTGGCGCGCGAGGCCGACGGCTCCGAGGCGCGCTGCCGGGCCCTGGCGGCCCAGGCCGTGGACGGGGCGGAGACCGTGCGCATGCTGCGCGGCGCAGCCTACCTGGGCGAACTGTGGAGCGCGGCCAGCGCCACGCTGCTCGGCCAGCGCCGGGCCCTGGCGGCCCTGCGCGCCCGGGGCGCCACGGCCCAGGCCATCCTGGGCACCCTGGCCCGGGTGCTGGTCTTCGCCGTGGGCGCCTACGAGTGCGTCCACGGGCGCCTGGGGTTCGCCCAGCTCATCGTGGCCAACCTTCTGGTGTCGCACGCCCTGCGCCAGACGGCCCAGCTGCTGGCGGCGGGCGACAGGCTGGGCCACGCCACCCAGGCCATGGCCGAGATCAGGGACTTCCTGCGCCTGCCCCTGGAGCCGGACCGGGGCACGGCCCTCAAGCGTTTTTCGGGCCGCCTGGAACTGCGCGACCTGGCCTTTGCCCACCCCGGCAGCACCGGGCCGCTGTTCGAGTCGCTGTCCCTGCGGCTGGGCCCGGGCAGCCTGACGGTGGTCCACGGCGACAACGGCACGGGCAAGACCACCCTGGCCCGGCTGCTGGCCGGGCTGCTGGAGCCCCTGCGCGGCGAGATCCTGGCCGACGGCATCACCCTGCGCCAGTTGGTGCCGCGCTGGTGGCGCGGGCAGCTGGCCTACCTGCCCCAGGAGCCCGACTTCCTGCGTGGCACGGTGCGCGAGAACGTGCTGTCCGGCGCCGGGGGCGACGAGGCCGCCGACGGCGAGGCCCGGCCTGCGCCGGATTTCGACGCCCTGGCCCGCCGGGCGGACCTGGAGCGCTGCCTGCGCGGCCTGCCCGGCGGGGCCGACGCGCCCCTGGACGAGGCCGGGCGCACGCTGCCCTTGGGCGTGCGCAGGCGCATCGCCCTGGCCCGGGCCCTGGCCACCGGCGGGCGGCTGGCGATCTTCGACGAACCCCTGGAGGGGCTGGACGAGAGCGGCGCCGCGGCGGTACTCTCGGCTCTGGAGGCCATGCGGACCGAGGGCGCCACCGTGGTCGTGCTGACCCACGACCCCGCCCCCTTTGCCCAGGCCAGCGTCTTCGTGGACCTGAACACCAAGCCCGTGCCCGCGATCCGGGCCGGCGCCCCGGCGCCGGCGGCTCCGGGCGGGGAGGACTATCATGGCTGA
- a CDS encoding ATP-binding cassette domain-containing protein produces MKPFSISTGRPLAGLPVFFLRGRPAAHELTRRLRAHPGPVAELCVATACLNLLALADTIYTMILLRRYIAHGFDGTLALLTLGVLVAVGLQWLLASVRRVLAQGLGQERDQALATGVLAALAGAEMSALHGVPREEAALAATDLGEVQASCDAQAVCALLDTPFALLFAGCMVFLSPLLAGIVLLGIAATALAGRAGLRGLAGQGRALGAARGESRATLAQAFACADTVRAFRGLELCRAAFTAAQERLAGLVRAGQQARGVSQAAGMGVGVLVRVALYAVGAKLVVDGSLSVAGLIGAAIMGSYALSRAAGGVHVAQLVAQAAQAMERLEALGALPREAGDGQRPEAFAGGLELRGVAFSFGGPALFSGLDLALPPGGVLVVRGPNGAGKTTLLRLLAGLLRPTTGEVLADGRPLAGLDPGWWRAQIAWLPQEPFFLPGTVRQNIELACPGLDPAALREVVRRARLEHFLDTSERGVETPVVAAGRTLPVGIRKRLALARALAAPGRLVLLDEPTAGMDARGAQAVYEAMNAMVRQGRTLVVVSADPDIVKGATLVLDLGASGAVARAARPAAPGGEGTP; encoded by the coding sequence GTGAAGCCTTTCTCCATCTCGACCGGCAGGCCCCTGGCGGGCCTGCCGGTCTTCTTCCTCCGGGGGCGGCCCGCCGCGCATGAGCTGACGCGGCGCCTGCGCGCGCACCCCGGCCCGGTCGCGGAACTCTGCGTGGCCACGGCCTGTCTGAACCTGCTGGCCCTGGCCGACACGATCTACACCATGATCCTGCTGCGGCGCTACATCGCCCACGGCTTCGACGGCACCCTCGCGCTGCTGACCCTCGGGGTGCTGGTGGCCGTGGGCTTGCAGTGGCTGCTGGCCTCGGTGCGCCGGGTGCTGGCCCAGGGGCTGGGCCAGGAGCGCGACCAGGCCCTGGCGACGGGGGTGCTGGCGGCCCTGGCCGGGGCCGAGATGAGCGCCCTGCACGGCGTGCCCCGCGAGGAGGCCGCCCTGGCGGCCACGGACCTGGGCGAGGTCCAGGCCTCGTGCGACGCCCAGGCCGTGTGCGCCCTGCTGGATACGCCCTTCGCGCTGCTGTTCGCGGGCTGCATGGTCTTTTTGAGCCCGCTGCTGGCGGGCATCGTGCTGCTGGGCATCGCCGCCACGGCGCTGGCGGGCCGGGCCGGGCTGCGCGGCCTGGCCGGGCAGGGCCGGGCCCTGGGCGCCGCCCGGGGCGAGTCCCGCGCGACGCTGGCCCAGGCCTTCGCCTGCGCGGACACCGTGCGCGCCTTCCGGGGGCTGGAGCTGTGCCGCGCGGCCTTCACGGCGGCCCAGGAGCGGCTTGCCGGGCTGGTGCGCGCCGGGCAGCAGGCGCGCGGCGTCTCCCAGGCCGCAGGCATGGGCGTGGGGGTGCTGGTGCGCGTGGCGCTGTACGCCGTGGGCGCCAAGCTGGTGGTGGATGGCAGCCTGAGCGTGGCCGGACTCATCGGCGCGGCGATCATGGGCTCCTACGCCCTGTCCCGGGCGGCGGGCGGGGTGCATGTGGCCCAGCTCGTGGCCCAGGCCGCCCAGGCCATGGAGCGCCTGGAGGCTTTGGGCGCGCTGCCGCGCGAGGCGGGCGACGGACAGCGCCCCGAGGCCTTCGCGGGCGGCCTGGAGCTGCGCGGGGTGGCGTTCTCCTTTGGCGGGCCCGCCCTGTTTTCGGGGCTGGACCTGGCCCTGCCCCCGGGCGGGGTGCTGGTGGTGCGCGGGCCCAACGGCGCGGGCAAGACCACGCTCCTGCGCCTGCTGGCCGGGCTGCTGCGCCCCACGACGGGCGAGGTGCTGGCCGACGGGCGGCCCCTGGCCGGGCTCGACCCCGGCTGGTGGCGGGCCCAGATCGCCTGGCTGCCCCAGGAGCCGTTCTTCCTGCCCGGCACGGTGCGCCAGAACATCGAGCTGGCCTGCCCGGGCCTGGACCCCGCCGCCCTGCGCGAGGTGGTGCGCCGGGCGCGCCTGGAGCATTTCCTGGACACCAGCGAGCGGGGCGTGGAAACCCCGGTCGTCGCCGCCGGGCGCACGCTGCCCGTGGGCATCCGCAAGCGCCTGGCCCTGGCCAGGGCCCTGGCGGCGCCCGGCAGGCTGGTCCTGCTGGATGAGCCCACGGCGGGCATGGACGCCCGGGGCGCCCAGGCCGTGTACGAGGCCATGAACGCCATGGTCCGCCAGGGCCGGACCCTGGTCGTGGTCAGCGCCGACCCGGACATCGTCAAGGGCGCCACCCTGGTGCTGGACCTGGGCGCCTCCGGCGCCGTGGCCCGGGCCGCGCGGCCCGCCGCGCCCGGCGGGGAGGGCACGCCATGA
- a CDS encoding TolC family protein, which produces MKHIILYAACAALVLSVFSARAQATGLPDLLPEMLTTHERAQAAVEAQDAAAFRHRQAESGWYPKLDLTGDFSKENFDTNKQAAQNNYRNIQKLRGTQLLYDFGRTDSIIGQMGATAEQAEQQKVLTRQALILEGVTAYVNLLKYTRTLAFAMQSVESFKKQSGIEEVLVEKGAGLSSDVLQAKYKLSGALGTQVAVEGQLANAKSRFLAVYGFEVSDADVLGFDAPLVPYDKIPASLDDAVAAALQGNPELLIVQKSVQVAEAALEAANAQFYPSFNAFWEYWRKENDAGNRDTVQLEQRVGVEYTYNLLNGGGDMEAVKAAFHDREAGRNSLKDMERTIEERIRTAWQNLLTARARAEWFRSQASILEGFLELARKERTLGNRSLLDVLAAETDFYTAQIQLVGAEYDQMIEAFNLLYVMGRLELELFL; this is translated from the coding sequence TTGAAACACATTATCTTGTACGCCGCATGCGCGGCGCTGGTGCTTTCGGTGTTTTCGGCCCGCGCGCAGGCCACCGGCCTGCCGGATCTTTTGCCTGAAATGCTGACCACCCACGAGCGGGCCCAGGCCGCCGTGGAGGCGCAGGACGCCGCCGCCTTCCGCCACCGTCAGGCCGAGTCGGGCTGGTATCCCAAGCTCGACCTCACCGGCGACTTCAGCAAGGAAAACTTCGACACCAACAAGCAGGCCGCCCAGAACAACTACCGCAACATCCAGAAGCTGCGCGGCACCCAGCTGCTCTACGACTTCGGCAGGACCGACAGCATCATCGGCCAGATGGGCGCCACCGCCGAGCAGGCCGAGCAGCAGAAGGTGCTCACCCGCCAGGCCCTGATCCTCGAAGGCGTCACCGCCTACGTGAACCTGCTCAAGTACACCCGCACCCTGGCCTTCGCCATGCAGTCGGTGGAGAGCTTCAAGAAGCAGTCGGGTATCGAGGAAGTGCTGGTGGAGAAGGGCGCGGGCCTGTCCTCCGACGTGCTCCAGGCCAAGTACAAGCTCTCCGGCGCCCTGGGCACCCAGGTGGCCGTGGAAGGGCAGTTGGCCAACGCCAAGAGTCGCTTCCTGGCTGTCTACGGCTTCGAGGTCTCCGACGCCGACGTGCTGGGCTTCGACGCCCCGCTGGTGCCCTACGACAAGATTCCGGCCTCCCTGGACGACGCCGTGGCCGCGGCCCTGCAGGGCAACCCGGAGCTGCTCATCGTCCAGAAGTCCGTGCAGGTGGCCGAGGCCGCCCTGGAGGCCGCCAACGCCCAGTTCTACCCCTCCTTCAACGCCTTCTGGGAATACTGGCGCAAGGAGAACGACGCGGGCAACCGCGACACGGTGCAGCTCGAACAGCGCGTGGGCGTGGAATACACCTACAACCTGCTCAACGGCGGGGGAGACATGGAGGCCGTCAAGGCCGCCTTCCACGACCGCGAGGCCGGGCGGAACTCCCTCAAGGACATGGAGCGCACCATCGAGGAGCGCATCCGCACCGCCTGGCAGAACCTGCTCACCGCCCGGGCCCGGGCCGAGTGGTTCCGCAGCCAGGCGTCCATCCTCGAGGGCTTCCTGGAGCTGGCCCGCAAGGAGCGCACCCTGGGCAACCGCTCGCTGCTCGATGTGCTGGCCGCGGAAACCGATTTCTACACCGCCCAGATCCAGCTCGTGGGCGCCGAGTACGACCAGATGATCGAGGCCTTCAACCTGCTCTACGTCATGGGCCGGCTGGAACTGGAGCTGTTCCTCTAG
- a CDS encoding glucokinase, whose translation MTTILAADIGATNARFAAFEHGPGGLAMGPAVWLDSAGAGSFAGLLEALRGAGAPVDPGRADVVALAVPGPVRGGVACDPPNLSWGIDVSDPGALGLGRVVLLNDFEAQAWACLTGVMADALPVLDGALGAQGPLAVLGPGTGMGQAALLPDGRGGHVVLASEGGHALFPFQGQEEFAFQRFLLARTGRTQVVGDMVVSGSGLAAVHAFLSGEDLAPARVGAGLAGHPRTLRWAARFLGRACRNHVLQTAARGGLVVCGGVAAHNPALATDPAFAAEFLASDTHAELLAAVPVRLNARQDSGLWGAALFGARALGL comes from the coding sequence ATGACGACCATCCTTGCCGCCGATATCGGCGCCACCAACGCGCGTTTCGCCGCCTTCGAGCATGGCCCGGGCGGGCTGGCCATGGGCCCTGCCGTCTGGCTGGACTCCGCCGGGGCCGGGTCCTTCGCGGGGTTGCTGGAGGCCCTGCGCGGGGCCGGGGCGCCCGTGGACCCCGGGCGGGCCGACGTGGTGGCCCTGGCCGTGCCCGGCCCGGTGCGCGGCGGCGTGGCCTGCGATCCGCCCAACCTGTCCTGGGGCATCGACGTGTCCGACCCCGGGGCCCTGGGCCTGGGGCGCGTGGTGCTGCTCAACGATTTCGAGGCCCAGGCCTGGGCCTGCCTGACGGGCGTCATGGCCGACGCCCTGCCCGTGCTGGACGGCGCCCTGGGCGCGCAGGGGCCCCTGGCCGTGCTCGGCCCGGGCACGGGCATGGGCCAGGCAGCCCTGTTGCCCGACGGCAGGGGCGGGCATGTGGTCCTGGCCTCCGAGGGCGGGCACGCGCTGTTCCCCTTCCAGGGCCAGGAGGAGTTCGCCTTCCAGCGCTTCCTGCTGGCGCGCACGGGGCGGACCCAGGTCGTCGGCGACATGGTCGTTTCCGGGTCGGGGCTGGCCGCCGTGCATGCCTTTTTGAGCGGCGAGGACCTCGCCCCGGCCCGGGTGGGGGCCGGGCTGGCCGGGCACCCGCGTACCTTGCGCTGGGCGGCGCGCTTCCTGGGCCGGGCCTGCCGCAACCATGTGCTCCAGACGGCGGCCCGGGGCGGGCTGGTGGTCTGCGGCGGGGTGGCGGCGCACAACCCCGCCCTGGCGACCGATCCGGCCTTCGCCGCCGAGTTCCTGGCCAGCGACACCCACGCGGAGTTGCTGGCCGCCGTGCCCGTGCGCCTGAACGCCAGGCAGGACAGCGGGCTGTGGGGCGCGGCCCTGTTCGGGGCCCGAGCTCTCGGCCTGTGA